The DNA window TTTCGGTCGTACCAAGGTATTGAACGATATCTCGCTCGACATTGCCTCCGGTGAGATGGTGGCACTGCTGGGGCCGTCCGGTTCCGGTAAAACCACGCTGCTGCGTATTATCGCCGGGCTGGAAAGCCAGAGCGGCGGCAAGCTGGGCTTCCACGGCACCGACGTCAGCCACGTGCATGCCCGCGATCGTCGAGTGGGCTTCGTGTTCCAGCATTACGCGCTGTTCCGCCACATGACGGTGTTCGACAACATCGCCTTTGGCCTGAGCGTGCTGCCGCGCCGTGAGCGCCCGAATGCCGCGGCGATCAAACAAAAAGTGACCCAGTTGCTGGAAATGGTGCAGTTGGCCCATTTGGCTAACCGTTATCCGTCACAGCTTTCCGGTGGTCAGAAGCAGCGCGTGGCCCTGGCGCGTGCACTGGCGGTCGAACCGCAAATTCTGCTGCTGGATGAACCCTTCGGCGCGCTGGATGCGCAGGTGCGTAAAGAACTGCGCCGTTGGCTGCGTCAGCTGCATGAAGAACTGAAATTTACCAGCGTGTTTGTCACCCACGATCAGGAAGAGGCAA is part of the Serratia quinivorans genome and encodes:
- the cysA_2 gene encoding Sulfate/thiosulfate import ATP-binding protein CysA; translated protein: MSIEINGINKFFGRTKVLNDISLDIASGEMVALLGPSGSGKTTLLRIIAGLESQSGGKLGFHGTDVSHVHARDRRVGFVFQHYALFRHMTVFDNIAFGLSVLPRRERPNAAAIKQKVTQLLEMVQLAHLANRYPSQLSGGQKQRVALARALAVEPQILLLDEPFGALDAQVRKELRRWLRQLHEELKFTSVFVTHDQEEAMEVADRIVVMSQGNIEQVGSPEEIVREPASRFVLEFMGEVNRLSGEIRGSQLFVGAHQWPLSFQPMHQGRVDLFLRPWEMEVGTESSDRCPLPVQVLEVSPRGHFWQMTVQPIGWHQEPISVVLPEGNEPPVRGGRYYVGSLNARLYAGDQLLQPVALAKSA